In the Kutzneria kofuensis genome, TGCGTGCCCACGCCCATGGGCCCGGACGGGTCGGCCGACCTGACCGTGGTCGAGTCGGTGGTGGCCGACGTGCGGGGCCTGCTGGCGCCGGGCTGCGTGCTGGTGGCCAAGTCCACCGTGCCGATCGGCACCACTCGGCGGCTGGCCGCCCTGCTCGGCCGCGCGGACGTGCCGGTCGTCGGCAATCCCGAGTTCCTCCGCGAGTGCAGCACGGTCACCGACTTCCTGCGGCCGGACCGGATCGTGATCGGCGCCGACGACCGGGCCGCCGCGGACCGGGTCGCCGGCCTGTACGCCGGGCTCGACGCGCCCGTGCTGCACACCGACCCGGCCAGCGCCGAGTTGATCAAGTACGCCTCGAACTGCTTCCTGGCGATGAAGCTGTCCTACGCCAATGCCGTCGCCGAGCTGTGCGAGCGGTTCGGCGCGGACATGGCCGATGTCGGCAAGGGGATGGGCATGGATCACCGGATCGGCCCGCAGTTCCTCGCCCCCGGCCCGGGCTGGGGCGGGTCGTGCCTGCCCAAGGACACCGTCGCCATGGTGCGGATGGCCGCCACCGCCGACGTCGACTTCGCCCTGGTCCGCGCCACCGTCGAGGCGAACACGCGGCAGCACGAGCGGATGGTCGCCAAGATCCGGCAGGCGGTGACGGGACGGCCGGACGGTTCGCTCCGCGGCGTCCGGCTGGGCCTGCTCGGGCTGGCCTTCAAGGCCGGCACGGCCGACCTGCGCGACTCCCCGGCGCTGGCGGTCGCCACGCTGCTGCGCCGCGCCGGGGCGACCCTCGTCGGGTACGACCCGGCGGTGCCCCCGACCGCCACCCTGGCCGGCATCGAGCTGGTGCCGGACGCCTACCGCGCCGCGCTGGACGCCGACGCCCTCGTGGTGCTGACCGAGTGGCCGCAGTTCGACCGGCTCGACTGGGCCCGGATGGCCGCGCTGGCCCGCCGTCCGGTGGTGGTCGACACCCGCAACCTGCTCGATCCGGGACGGCTGGCCCAGGCGGGGCTGAGCTGTGCCGGCGTCGGCCGTCCGGATCACGGCGTGTCCGCCGACCTGCAGTGGGAGCTGGTCCGATGAGGCCACGGGCGGTGATCACCGGCGGCGCCGGCTTCCTGGGCTCGCACCTGTGCGAACGCCTGCTCGTCGAGGGCTACGAGGTGGTGTGCCTGGACAACTTCCGCACGGGCCGGCCGGCGAACGTGGCCCACCTGCCGGAGATCGGACCGTTCCGGCTGGTTCGCGCGGACGTCACCGACTCCGTGTCCGTGCCCGGCCCCGTGGACGCCGTGCTGCACCTGGCCTCCCCCGCTTCGCCGGTGGACTACCTGCGGTGGCCGATCGAGACGCTCAAGGCCGGTTCGCACGGCACGCTGCACGCCCTCGGGCTCGCCCAGGAGAAAGGCGCTCGGTTCGTGCTCGCGTCCACGTCGGAGGCCTACGGCGACCCGCAGGTCCATCCACAGCCGGAGGACTACTGGGGGCACGTCAACCCGGTCGGGCCGCGCGCGGTGTACGACGAGGCCAAGCGGTTCGCCGAGGCGCTGACCATGGCCTACCGCAACACGCACGGCGTGGACACCGCGATCATGCGGATCTTCAACACGCACGGGCCGCGGATGCGGGCGCACGACGGGCGCGTGGTGCCGACGTTCATCCGGCAGGCGCTCAGCGGCCAGCCGCTCACCGTGACCGGCGACGGCAGCCAGACCCGGTCCATCCAGTACGTGGACGACCTCGTCGAGGGCTGCCTGCTGCTGTTGGCCTCCCGGCATCCGGGCCCGGTGAACATCGGCAACCCGCACGAGGTGACCGTCGGCGAGCTGGCCGACCTGGTCCGCCGGCTGACCGGCTCCGCCAGCCCGGTCGAGTACGTGCCGCGGCCGCAGGACGACCCGTCGATCCGCCGGCCCGACATCTCGCTGGCCCGCCGCGTGCTGGGCTGGCAGCCCCGGGTGCAGCTGGCGGACGGGCTGGCCAGGACGATCAAGTACTTCGAGTCGGTGGCGGCCGGCGGGTGAGAGGCGTGCGAACCGTCAGCCGAACTCGATGGTCCCCCGCCTGCGCCCGGCGGCGATGAACCGCCGGTGCCCGGCGTAGGCCACCACCAGCCAGGCCAGGCCGACCGCGGCCTCCAGCACCACCCCGCCCAGCACGCCGGGCGTGCCGTCGAGCACGGCGCGCACGGCTGCGAGGCCGTGGGTCACCGGGAGGATCTCGGCGACCCAGGACAGCCAGCCGGGCCAGAACGCGACCGGCACGTTCACCCCGGCCAGGGTCATCACCAGCAGGTAGCCGACGTTGAGCACGAGCCAGTCGATCCGGCCGAACCGCAGCACCAGCCCGGCCAGCGCGCAGCCGTAGCCGTAGCTGGCCAGTCCGACCAGCCACACCACCGGCAGGGCGGCCAGCAGCCGGTCGACCGGGTACTGCACGCCGAGCACGGCCGGCACGGCGAGCAGCGCGACGGTGGACGACACCATGCCGGTCGCCGCCCACTGCAGGCCGCGGGCGAGGAACACCGGGGTGTGCCCGACCGGGCTGGCGGCCAGCAGCGGCAGCGTGCCCTGGGCCCGTTCGTCGTTGACGGACAGCACCACGATCGTGGACTCCAGGCAGGCGAGCACGACGGCGTTGCCGACGGCCAGGTAGCGGACCGCGTCGGGGGTGCCGACCAGCCGGCCGACCAGGGCGAAGAACGTGACCTGGGCGAGCATGCGCACCAGCCAGCCGAACACCCAGGTCTTGAGCGTGTAGGCGCCGCGCAGCTCGGCGACGCAGTTCACCGCGGTCCGGCGGACCACGTGCAACAAGGTCGTCATGCCACCGCCGCCGATCCGGTCCGGCGGACCCGGGCGCTGATCCGGTTGATGAGCACCGTGCCGGCGGCCAGTGCGGCCACGCCCAGACCGGCGACCGCGAGCAGCCGCCACGGCCACCCGTCGACCGGACCGGCCCGGTCGACGCAGTCCCGCAGCAGATCCCCGGCCCACGACAGGAACACCAGCTTGCTGACCGGGTGCAGCCAGGACGGCAGGTAGCTGAGCGGCACGAGCACCCCGCCGAGGATGTAGAACGGGTAGGTCAGGGCGTTCTGGAACAGCAGCACCGCCCGGCTGAGCACGAACAGGCCGGCGAACATGGCGGCCGTGCCCACCAGCGCGAACAGCGTCACCAGCAGCGTGCCCACGAGCAGCAGCGGGTGGTGCACGGTCAGGCTGACGCCGAACCCGAGCCGGGCCACGAGCAGGGACTCCACCAGCGACAGCGCGGCCAGGCTGGTGGTGGCGGCGATGCGCCCGACCACCGTCCACAGCAACGGGGTGGGCGCGACGAGCAGCAGTTCGAGGACGCCGGCCCAGCGGTCCCCGCCGATGATGCCGCCGCCCAGCCCGACCGCCAGCATCCACAGCGACATCAGCGCCGGCGCGAACACCGCGTCGGTCAGGATCGACCGGTTGCCGGAGTGCACCGCGATGGCCAGGAACATGCTGCTGAACAACGGGGTGGTGAGCAGGACGAGCAACTGGGCCGGCGTTCTGCGCATGACCGCGAGCTGGAGCCGGAACCCGGCGGCGACGGCGTTCATCGGCTGGGACCTCCCGTCAGATGGCCAGGCCGCGCGAGCCGATGAGGCTGAGATAGACCTCTTCGAGGCTCGGCGGCGACGTCCGCAGGCTCGTCACGCCCGCGTCCACGAGGACCTTCACCAGCTCGCCGACGTCTCCGCCCGGGGCCG is a window encoding:
- a CDS encoding UDP-glucose dehydrogenase family protein, whose translation is MPARRVAVIGAGYVGLTTAACLASLGHDVVCADVDAGKVDRLAAGVVDLAEPGLADLVAAGTAAGRLRFVLGAAAAVGGAEVVMLCVPTPMGPDGSADLTVVESVVADVRGLLAPGCVLVAKSTVPIGTTRRLAALLGRADVPVVGNPEFLRECSTVTDFLRPDRIVIGADDRAAADRVAGLYAGLDAPVLHTDPASAELIKYASNCFLAMKLSYANAVAELCERFGADMADVGKGMGMDHRIGPQFLAPGPGWGGSCLPKDTVAMVRMAATADVDFALVRATVEANTRQHERMVAKIRQAVTGRPDGSLRGVRLGLLGLAFKAGTADLRDSPALAVATLLRRAGATLVGYDPAVPPTATLAGIELVPDAYRAALDADALVVLTEWPQFDRLDWARMAALARRPVVVDTRNLLDPGRLAQAGLSCAGVGRPDHGVSADLQWELVR
- a CDS encoding UDP-glucuronic acid decarboxylase family protein, with amino-acid sequence MRPRAVITGGAGFLGSHLCERLLVEGYEVVCLDNFRTGRPANVAHLPEIGPFRLVRADVTDSVSVPGPVDAVLHLASPASPVDYLRWPIETLKAGSHGTLHALGLAQEKGARFVLASTSEAYGDPQVHPQPEDYWGHVNPVGPRAVYDEAKRFAEALTMAYRNTHGVDTAIMRIFNTHGPRMRAHDGRVVPTFIRQALSGQPLTVTGDGSQTRSIQYVDDLVEGCLLLLASRHPGPVNIGNPHEVTVGELADLVRRLTGSASPVEYVPRPQDDPSIRRPDISLARRVLGWQPRVQLADGLARTIKYFESVAAGG
- a CDS encoding ABC transporter permease, coding for MTTLLHVVRRTAVNCVAELRGAYTLKTWVFGWLVRMLAQVTFFALVGRLVGTPDAVRYLAVGNAVVLACLESTIVVLSVNDERAQGTLPLLAASPVGHTPVFLARGLQWAATGMVSSTVALLAVPAVLGVQYPVDRLLAALPVVWLVGLASYGYGCALAGLVLRFGRIDWLVLNVGYLLVMTLAGVNVPVAFWPGWLSWVAEILPVTHGLAAVRAVLDGTPGVLGGVVLEAAVGLAWLVVAYAGHRRFIAAGRRRGTIEFG
- a CDS encoding ABC transporter permease, which translates into the protein MNAVAAGFRLQLAVMRRTPAQLLVLLTTPLFSSMFLAIAVHSGNRSILTDAVFAPALMSLWMLAVGLGGGIIGGDRWAGVLELLLVAPTPLLWTVVGRIAATTSLAALSLVESLLVARLGFGVSLTVHHPLLLVGTLLVTLFALVGTAAMFAGLFVLSRAVLLFQNALTYPFYILGGVLVPLSYLPSWLHPVSKLVFLSWAGDLLRDCVDRAGPVDGWPWRLLAVAGLGVAALAAGTVLINRISARVRRTGSAAVA